The following proteins come from a genomic window of Maribacter sp. HTCC2170:
- a CDS encoding hybrid sensor histidine kinase/response regulator: protein MPNEKVTFWNSIVIKSALILTTIVVLVLFLQGYFINQKASKVIYNYSENQIVHASNLVKKSFYSMLSEVSNDIALITKNPAINEYVNDPNPDNYGILEKSFPIVLSEKPNYFQIRLLDAENNGKEIIKYEKINGRIKQVTSDNLQFKGDKKYYGEAMAIAEEGFYFSEINLNEEFGKISEPHIPTLRAIGKVLNNKGLLKALLVINVDVSAFFEEVNQIGKQDIENLLVNQVGEYKYSKERYKSFGTQLGTNLTLDKDFDVIPSEFLNKTETKGIFHDNKNVPHLYYLDKLPYSDGIHNIYLITTASKEAILTDVAKVNRDSFLIVIIFCLFLLVLIYMYTNIISKRLTHITSAISDYERGKDSDSSLFSLKKRKDEIGILARSFSSMRKEIDSRVIELKESLKREKKAVAEKNEFLQNMSHELRTPLNAILGLTQLLIKNKPSSAQVPIINSLHRSTYNLNGLMHDILEQQKLMEGQITLNSTPTNIYEQLQATVLNYRYEAIQKGLKLNLNVSNELMERYYLIDPLRLNQVITNLLINAIKYTAKGQIDILANLLQEKGTHLTIEVQDTGQGIDPENLLRIKERFFRVANDNSLRIDGFGLGLSIVKKLSDLFGGNLSVISELEKGSIFKFTMPIKDAPSPSTPELDATASYPKFHQKYVVLHVEDDAPSQLMVRNVLESIGVSVVQTNSAKQALELLSNNRFDLLLTDLMLEAELITDYVKNEFSKYNIPIIITSAFDPSNYRDLKIDHLQKPINLDQLADKIISVIGTNEYDVPQLKNVYEQYDYNNQKIINYLEILLSEFDQYLLRFKAVSNSRNQKEWMAIKHKIATHINALELTQLKNELPELVDELDQNMLHFLLNQIKFMQCYFRNELLINSVD from the coding sequence ATGCCCAATGAAAAAGTGACTTTTTGGAACTCGATTGTCATAAAATCCGCCTTGATTTTAACCACTATAGTTGTCCTTGTCCTATTTCTTCAAGGATATTTTATAAACCAAAAAGCATCCAAGGTCATTTACAATTATAGCGAAAATCAAATCGTTCATGCGTCCAATCTGGTCAAAAAATCATTTTATTCCATGTTGAGCGAAGTCTCCAATGATATTGCCCTAATCACCAAAAACCCGGCAATCAATGAATATGTCAATGATCCCAATCCTGATAATTATGGCATACTTGAAAAATCTTTTCCCATAGTTCTGAGCGAAAAACCCAATTATTTTCAAATTAGGTTGTTAGATGCGGAAAACAACGGCAAGGAAATCATTAAATACGAAAAGATTAATGGCCGCATTAAACAAGTTACATCCGACAACCTACAATTCAAGGGTGACAAGAAGTACTATGGCGAGGCCATGGCAATAGCGGAAGAAGGTTTTTACTTTTCCGAAATCAACTTAAATGAAGAATTTGGAAAAATAAGTGAGCCACACATTCCTACCCTAAGGGCCATTGGAAAAGTACTCAACAACAAAGGATTACTTAAAGCCTTGTTGGTAATCAATGTGGACGTTTCAGCTTTTTTTGAGGAAGTGAACCAAATCGGAAAACAAGACATTGAAAATCTTTTGGTAAACCAAGTAGGAGAATACAAATATTCCAAGGAACGGTATAAAAGTTTCGGAACCCAACTTGGCACCAATCTTACTCTAGATAAAGATTTTGATGTGATTCCCAGTGAATTTTTAAATAAAACTGAAACCAAGGGCATCTTTCATGACAATAAAAATGTACCACATCTATATTATCTGGACAAACTCCCTTATTCTGATGGAATACATAATATATATCTGATTACTACGGCCAGCAAAGAGGCCATACTAACTGATGTCGCCAAAGTCAATCGTGATTCATTTTTGATCGTAATAATCTTTTGCCTGTTTCTTTTGGTTTTAATATATATGTACACCAATATCATTTCCAAGAGATTAACCCATATAACCTCGGCCATAAGTGATTATGAAAGGGGAAAAGATTCGGACAGCAGTTTATTTAGTCTAAAAAAGCGAAAAGATGAAATAGGCATACTGGCGCGTTCATTTTCGAGCATGAGAAAAGAAATAGACTCCCGTGTTATTGAGCTCAAAGAATCCTTAAAGCGAGAAAAGAAGGCAGTAGCAGAAAAGAATGAATTCTTGCAAAACATGAGTCACGAGCTTCGTACTCCATTGAATGCTATTTTAGGATTGACCCAACTCCTAATAAAAAACAAACCGTCATCGGCACAAGTTCCTATAATCAATTCTTTGCATAGGAGCACTTATAACCTAAACGGATTGATGCATGATATTCTTGAACAACAAAAACTTATGGAAGGACAAATCACCCTTAATTCAACACCTACCAACATATACGAACAATTACAGGCCACTGTATTAAATTACAGATACGAGGCCATACAGAAAGGGCTGAAACTCAATTTGAACGTTTCCAATGAATTAATGGAAAGGTACTATCTTATTGATCCATTACGATTAAACCAAGTAATAACCAACCTTCTTATCAATGCCATAAAATATACTGCAAAGGGGCAAATTGACATCCTGGCGAATCTGCTTCAAGAAAAAGGAACACATCTTACAATAGAGGTCCAAGATACTGGTCAGGGAATTGACCCTGAAAACCTGCTCCGAATCAAGGAACGTTTTTTTAGGGTCGCAAATGATAATTCATTGAGAATAGATGGATTTGGATTGGGATTGTCCATCGTAAAAAAGCTATCCGATCTATTTGGCGGAAATCTCAGTGTGATTTCGGAATTGGAAAAAGGTTCAATTTTTAAATTTACCATGCCCATTAAAGATGCCCCTTCCCCTTCCACTCCCGAACTGGATGCCACTGCTTCGTATCCCAAGTTCCATCAAAAGTATGTTGTTTTACATGTGGAAGATGACGCCCCATCACAGCTCATGGTAAGAAATGTTCTGGAATCGATAGGCGTTTCAGTTGTCCAGACAAATTCGGCAAAACAAGCATTGGAGTTGTTGAGCAACAATCGTTTTGACCTCTTGCTCACCGATCTTATGTTGGAGGCCGAGCTTATCACCGACTACGTGAAGAATGAATTTTCAAAATACAACATTCCCATTATTATCACCTCTGCTTTTGACCCTTCAAATTATAGGGATTTGAAAATTGACCATTTGCAAAAACCCATAAATCTAGACCAATTGGCAGATAAGATAATATCAGTGATAGGAACCAATGAATATGATGTTCCTCAACTTAAGAATGTCTACGAACAATACGATTATAACAATCAAAAGATAATAAACTATCTGGAAATTCTGCTTAGTGAGTTCGATCAATACCTTTTAAGGTTCAAAGCAGTGTCGAATTCAAGAAATCAGAAAGAATGGATGGCCATCAAACACAAAATCGCTACCCATATCAACGCTTTGGAATTAACACAACTCAAAAATGAATTACCGGAACTTGTTGACGAATTGGACCAAAACATGCTACATTTTCTATTGAATCAAATAAAATTTATGCAGTGTTATTTTAGGAATGAACTCCTGATCAACTCAGTAGATTGA
- a CDS encoding LytR/AlgR family response regulator transcription factor, whose protein sequence is MRCLIVDDDPLICDLLEHFCSKVDLITEVTISNSGFESVNLIDGGNFDLVLLDYDLPDITGRQILSLINKETAVIMITSNKDFGHESYDYDQVVDYLLKPIEFPRFFKGIQKTSQKMSDRPNQNGQIFLKEGNAIRKVKLNQILFIKSAGNYLEFVFEDKKILTIMTMKEMENKLPSNFQRIHRSYIVNIERIDQILNGEVEIENHVIPISSTFENQLIQKINLLS, encoded by the coding sequence ATGCGTTGTTTGATTGTTGATGATGATCCGTTAATATGTGACCTATTGGAACATTTTTGCTCCAAGGTGGATTTGATAACCGAGGTTACGATTTCCAACTCTGGTTTTGAATCGGTTAACCTAATTGATGGAGGCAACTTTGACTTGGTATTATTGGATTATGACCTGCCAGATATAACGGGAAGACAGATACTTTCTTTGATTAATAAAGAAACTGCTGTGATTATGATTACTTCCAACAAGGATTTTGGCCATGAATCGTATGATTACGATCAAGTTGTTGATTATTTATTGAAACCAATTGAATTTCCTCGTTTTTTTAAAGGGATACAAAAAACTTCGCAAAAAATGTCAGATAGGCCTAATCAAAACGGTCAAATATTTTTAAAAGAGGGGAATGCCATTAGAAAAGTGAAACTTAATCAAATATTATTTATAAAATCAGCGGGTAATTATCTTGAATTTGTATTTGAGGATAAAAAGATATTGACCATTATGACAATGAAGGAGATGGAAAATAAATTACCGTCAAATTTTCAGAGAATCCATCGCTCCTATATTGTAAATATCGAACGGATAGATCAAATTTTAAATGGAGAGGTCGAGATCGAGAATCATGTTATACCGATTAGTTCCACCTTTGAAAACCAGCTAATCCAGAAAATCAATCTACTGAGTTGA
- a CDS encoding doxx family protein, producing the protein MSIKEMTSHFDDKLQHITNKYGMFLLESSIGLIYIWFGALKFFPGLSPAEKLAGETLSVIVFHSIDQQLLLWGLAIMELIIGISLLFRSRSRIVISLVFLHMAGTLLPFFFFPDLAFNNPPFGFSIIGQYIMKNLVIICALIIIYSKKRS; encoded by the coding sequence ATGAGCATTAAGGAAATGACCAGTCATTTTGATGACAAGCTTCAACACATTACCAATAAATATGGAATGTTCCTTTTGGAGTCTTCCATAGGTTTAATTTATATTTGGTTTGGCGCCCTAAAGTTTTTCCCAGGACTCAGTCCGGCAGAAAAATTGGCCGGTGAAACACTTTCAGTCATTGTTTTTCATAGTATTGACCAACAATTATTATTATGGGGTCTTGCCATCATGGAGCTGATCATTGGGATCAGCCTTCTCTTTAGATCAAGGTCAAGGATAGTCATTTCTTTAGTGTTCTTACATATGGCAGGTACATTATTACCCTTTTTCTTCTTTCCGGATTTAGCATTTAACAACCCTCCTTTTGGATTCAGTATTATTGGACAATATATAATGAAAAACCTTGTAATCATCTGTGCCTTGATTATTATATATTCCAAAAAACGTTCATGA
- a CDS encoding ribose-phosphate pyrophosphokinase, which produces MPYQVPEPKIFACTQSTALAEKIAKAYGTDLGKVKFSRYSDGEFQPSFEESVRGARIFIIGSTNPSSENLMEMLLMLDAAKRASARHITAVMPYFGWARQDRKDKPRVPIAAKLIAKMLETAGATRIITMDLHADQIQGFFEKPVDHLFASTLFLPYLKELNLDNLTIASPDMGGSKRAYAYSKALGSDVVICYKQRAKANVISHMELIGDVSGKNVVLVDDMVDTAGTLTKAADLMMERGALSVRAITTHGLLSGNAYEKIENSQLKELIITDSIPAEIKSDKVRVVSCAPLFADVMHRVHHNTSISSKFLM; this is translated from the coding sequence ATGCCTTATCAAGTTCCTGAACCAAAGATTTTTGCCTGTACCCAGAGTACTGCATTAGCTGAAAAAATAGCTAAAGCTTATGGGACAGATTTAGGTAAAGTAAAATTTTCAAGATACAGCGATGGTGAATTTCAACCATCATTTGAAGAGTCGGTTCGCGGGGCACGTATTTTCATTATAGGATCAACCAATCCAAGTTCAGAAAATTTGATGGAAATGTTGTTGATGCTAGATGCGGCCAAGAGAGCATCTGCAAGACACATTACAGCTGTTATGCCTTATTTTGGATGGGCAAGACAAGACAGAAAAGACAAACCAAGAGTTCCCATTGCCGCAAAATTGATTGCCAAAATGTTGGAAACTGCAGGCGCGACGCGAATAATCACAATGGACTTGCATGCTGATCAAATTCAAGGCTTTTTCGAAAAACCAGTGGATCATTTATTTGCATCAACTTTGTTCTTACCCTATTTAAAGGAGTTGAATCTGGATAATTTGACAATTGCATCACCTGATATGGGTGGTTCCAAAAGAGCATACGCATACTCTAAAGCTCTTGGGAGCGATGTAGTTATTTGCTATAAGCAAAGAGCAAAGGCCAACGTTATTTCACATATGGAGTTGATTGGTGATGTGAGCGGAAAAAATGTTGTATTGGTAGATGATATGGTAGATACGGCAGGAACATTGACCAAGGCTGCAGATTTAATGATGGAGAGAGGCGCATTAAGCGTAAGGGCAATTACCACACATGGTTTGTTATCTGGAAACGCCTATGAAAAAATTGAGAATTCCCAATTAAAGGAATTGATCATAACAGATTCTATTCCTGCGGAAATAAAAAGTGACAAAGTTAGAGTAGTTAGTTGTGCACCCTTATTTGCAGACGTTATGCACAGGGTTCACCACAATACATCAATCAGTTCAAAATTCTTGATGTAG
- a CDS encoding 50S ribosomal protein L25/general stress protein Ctc: MKSITIKGSERESVGKKATKALRNAGKVPCVVYGGEKPLHFSANELAFKNLVYTANAHTVVVELENGDKVNAVMQDIQFHPVTDKIIHIDFYQLFKDKEVTMNIPVRLEGNSPGVRNGGRLLFRKRKLTIKAFPENLIDFFKVDISTLKIGDNISVESLLSNDFSILHPDSTVVVQVKTARAAVEEEEEEEEGVEGEEGAEGTEGAEAPAGEAAAESNE; this comes from the coding sequence ATGAAGTCAATTACAATTAAAGGATCAGAAAGAGAAAGCGTGGGCAAAAAGGCAACGAAGGCCCTACGTAATGCTGGAAAGGTTCCTTGCGTGGTATACGGAGGGGAAAAGCCATTACACTTTTCAGCGAATGAATTAGCATTCAAAAACTTGGTTTACACTGCAAACGCACATACAGTTGTGGTTGAGTTGGAAAATGGTGATAAAGTGAATGCAGTAATGCAGGACATACAATTTCACCCAGTGACGGACAAAATCATTCACATTGATTTTTACCAGTTGTTCAAAGACAAAGAGGTTACCATGAACATTCCTGTTAGATTGGAAGGAAACTCCCCTGGAGTTAGAAATGGTGGTCGTTTATTGTTTAGAAAGAGAAAGCTAACTATAAAAGCATTTCCAGAAAACCTTATCGATTTCTTTAAAGTAGATATCTCTACATTGAAAATTGGGGACAACATCTCTGTAGAATCTTTATTGAGCAATGATTTTTCTATTCTACACCCAGATAGTACAGTCGTTGTGCAAGTGAAAACTGCACGTGCTGCTGTCGAAGAAGAGGAAGAGGAAGAAGAAGGAGTTGAAGGAGAAGAAGGAGCGGAAGGAACAGAAGGAGCGGAAGCCCCAGCTGGCGAAGCTGCTGCGGAAAGCAACGAATAA
- the pth gene encoding aminoacyl-tRNA hydrolase: MCKFLRSLFGNNKTLLEENDSMKKFLIVGLGNIGSEYAETRHNIGFKILDQLAKEKDFVFETAKLGAIGSFKIKGRTVLCLKPSTYMNRSGKALKYWMEKEKIPIENLLVVTDDINLEFGTIRLKTKGSDGGHNGLKDIQLFLNSTSYNRFRFGVGADFGKGRQVDYVLGEWNEKEKDSMTERLEKSIQLISSFILAGVKITMNQFNGT; this comes from the coding sequence ATGTGTAAATTTTTGAGGTCCCTTTTTGGTAACAATAAAACACTTTTAGAAGAAAACGATTCCATGAAGAAATTCTTGATAGTAGGCCTGGGAAATATAGGAAGTGAGTATGCTGAAACACGTCACAATATCGGTTTTAAGATATTGGATCAATTGGCAAAAGAGAAAGACTTCGTTTTTGAAACAGCAAAATTGGGAGCTATTGGTTCTTTTAAAATAAAAGGTAGGACTGTTCTTTGCCTTAAGCCTTCGACTTATATGAACAGAAGTGGAAAAGCCTTAAAGTATTGGATGGAAAAGGAAAAAATTCCTATTGAAAATCTGTTAGTGGTGACCGATGATATAAACCTTGAATTTGGCACCATACGGCTCAAGACAAAAGGAAGTGATGGAGGCCATAATGGTTTAAAAGACATTCAATTATTTTTGAACTCGACGAGCTACAATAGATTTCGATTTGGCGTGGGCGCCGATTTTGGAAAAGGTAGACAAGTTGACTATGTACTTGGTGAGTGGAATGAGAAAGAAAAAGATTCGATGACAGAACGTCTTGAAAAATCTATCCAATTGATAAGCTCTTTTATTCTAGCAGGTGTAAAAATAACCATGAACCAATTCAACGGTACCTAA
- a CDS encoding reprolysin-like metallopeptidase — protein sequence MVSKLRLVFSISILFLSFNGFAQKDYWKQKSAQRGLKKSISNRFEVEKGSIFSFEEDVFKSKLRISSFSKNKVSIVQFPDENGHLISFSVKETPVLSKKLAAKYPEIKSYSGYSLKNGKDRIRFSVSHKGIQATIIYANDKSNTYIQKTSEQRYVIYNRDDETSMNKEFICETKNSIVERRSGLTAKPVDDQQLRKYRLAVSATGEYTNFHGGTVVDAMAAINATVTRINQVFESDLGVTLEIVPDNDKIIYLDGATDPYGSNLNSEVQGIITDSIGAQNYDVGHLFHKVANSSENGGNAGFIGAVCVDNRKGSAYSSKESPIGDTFDLDYVAHEIGHQFGANHTWSFESEGTSVQAEPGSGTTIMGYAGITGVNNVAVNGDDYFHYNSILQISDYLETTNCAEVIAMTNVPPVITPSPDYIIPKSTAFALTGVASDSDIDDILTYSWEQVDNGIVTQATFGPTNPTGAMFRSQKPTIDSIRYFPKLTSVLSGNLTESNPTVNSEWETVSDVEREMNFALTVRDNAVGGGQVVADLMKVSVVNNAGPFMVTSHNTSQVHVAGDEMLISWDVANTNKSPINALNVDIFLSIDGGLTFPITLAEDIINDGSHNIIVPGNPTSQARLMIKASDNVFYAVNDTNFTIQGSEIILNFENLEYEVCQPDDVTVSFVYETYEGFNEETTFSATDVPIGMNVIFTPASATLDGTMVDAVFSNTSSVAEDIYEIGIVGASASLSKAITLDFAVYDNVFPEVTLLAPADDVADMSTGLELEWLPDESYTSYQVQIATDASFNNIIEDVTVLNNLYSPQNLLNEDAYFWKVKPINSCGEGLFSAAYSFSTIAFNCESNSAENLPLAISSIGTPTVISKIAFYEDLALADVNVNIELDHSYLSDLVVKLISPQGTTVVLLSSSCDDLQNINATFDDDAPDFTCNGDPGISGIVKPLGTLDSFKGESILGEWTLEVNDNAAADGGFLKAFSLDICIEGEFRPDEDNDGVFDDGDDLCLGTPAGAEVDLSGCPVYRFVNNNFSVLLNSEACRDSNDGSINITAQTSLDYEITITGNGVNVSDNFSDSFTLGNLMSGTYNVCIGGTDGTLVYEEHCFDVIISQPDVLGVSSKTSYDGKLTVLNLQGSDLYNIEVNGQVVQTTESEITINLKNGNNSLKVFTNLPCQGVYEEHIFLSDEPVVFPNPFVSTTNVFLGADVGQVFVEIFTADGRLVLARNFEVNGLELPLDMSIYPSGIYYIKFSGDKVKGTSKVIKK from the coding sequence ATGGTTTCAAAATTACGTCTAGTTTTTTCAATATCCATACTATTTCTTTCCTTTAACGGGTTTGCACAAAAGGATTATTGGAAGCAAAAATCCGCGCAACGAGGTTTAAAGAAATCTATTTCCAATCGTTTTGAGGTTGAAAAAGGAAGTATTTTTTCCTTTGAGGAGGATGTTTTTAAAAGCAAACTTAGAATTTCCTCCTTTTCCAAAAACAAGGTTTCAATTGTTCAATTTCCTGATGAAAATGGCCATTTGATATCCTTTTCTGTAAAAGAAACTCCAGTTTTATCAAAAAAATTGGCTGCTAAATATCCAGAAATAAAATCATACTCTGGCTACAGTCTTAAAAATGGAAAAGACAGAATTAGATTTAGCGTTTCGCACAAAGGTATACAGGCCACCATCATTTATGCCAATGATAAGAGTAATACTTATATTCAGAAAACTTCTGAACAGAGATATGTCATCTATAATCGGGATGACGAAACCTCAATGAATAAAGAATTTATTTGTGAAACAAAAAATTCGATTGTTGAACGAAGGTCAGGGCTTACGGCAAAACCAGTCGATGATCAACAATTAAGAAAATACAGACTTGCCGTATCGGCGACCGGGGAGTATACAAATTTTCATGGTGGTACTGTTGTAGATGCAATGGCCGCGATAAACGCCACAGTAACAAGAATTAATCAGGTATTCGAATCTGATTTGGGAGTTACATTGGAGATTGTTCCGGACAATGATAAAATCATTTATTTGGATGGAGCAACCGATCCTTATGGTTCAAATTTAAATTCCGAAGTACAAGGAATCATAACGGATAGTATAGGCGCTCAAAACTATGATGTAGGGCATTTGTTTCATAAAGTGGCCAATAGTAGTGAAAACGGTGGTAATGCCGGGTTTATTGGTGCCGTTTGCGTTGATAATAGAAAAGGAAGCGCATATTCTTCAAAAGAAAGCCCAATCGGGGATACCTTTGATTTAGATTATGTAGCCCATGAGATAGGACATCAGTTTGGGGCAAACCACACCTGGTCATTTGAATCAGAAGGGACATCGGTACAGGCTGAACCAGGTAGTGGCACAACAATTATGGGCTATGCAGGTATTACAGGTGTGAACAATGTGGCCGTAAATGGCGATGATTATTTTCACTATAATAGCATATTGCAGATTTCAGATTATTTGGAAACCACAAATTGTGCAGAAGTTATTGCTATGACCAATGTGCCGCCAGTAATTACCCCTTCTCCAGATTATATAATACCAAAATCTACAGCCTTTGCTTTGACTGGAGTAGCATCTGATAGTGATATTGATGATATATTGACTTATTCTTGGGAACAAGTTGATAACGGAATTGTTACACAGGCCACCTTTGGACCAACAAATCCAACAGGAGCAATGTTTAGGTCACAGAAACCTACCATAGATTCAATAAGATACTTTCCGAAACTTACCAGTGTTTTGTCTGGGAATCTAACAGAATCGAATCCTACCGTGAATTCTGAATGGGAAACAGTTTCTGATGTTGAACGCGAAATGAATTTTGCACTTACTGTTAGAGATAATGCGGTAGGTGGTGGTCAAGTCGTAGCAGATTTGATGAAAGTATCTGTTGTGAATAATGCGGGTCCTTTTATGGTTACTTCGCATAACACTAGCCAAGTGCATGTGGCAGGTGATGAGATGCTTATTTCGTGGGATGTTGCCAATACAAACAAAAGCCCTATTAATGCCTTGAATGTTGATATATTTCTGTCAATTGATGGAGGCCTGACCTTTCCGATAACCTTGGCTGAAGATATTATCAATGATGGGAGTCATAATATAATTGTTCCTGGAAACCCTACAAGTCAGGCCCGTTTAATGATAAAGGCCAGTGACAATGTTTTTTATGCTGTCAATGATACAAATTTCACTATTCAGGGATCCGAAATAATTTTGAACTTTGAGAATTTGGAATATGAGGTTTGCCAACCAGATGACGTAACGGTAAGTTTTGTCTATGAGACCTATGAAGGATTTAATGAAGAGACAACATTTAGTGCCACGGACGTTCCAATTGGAATGAACGTGATTTTTACACCCGCCTCAGCAACTTTGGACGGAACCATGGTCGATGCTGTTTTTTCAAATACATCAAGTGTAGCAGAAGATATTTATGAGATAGGTATCGTAGGTGCATCAGCAAGCTTGAGCAAAGCGATTACCTTGGATTTTGCTGTATATGATAACGTATTCCCTGAAGTTACCTTATTGGCCCCTGCCGATGATGTAGCTGATATGTCCACGGGACTTGAATTGGAATGGTTGCCAGATGAATCATATACCTCTTATCAAGTTCAAATAGCAACAGATGCTTCTTTTAACAATATAATTGAGGACGTAACAGTTTTGAACAATCTGTATTCTCCCCAAAATCTTTTGAATGAGGATGCATATTTTTGGAAGGTAAAACCAATCAACAGCTGCGGGGAAGGTCTATTTTCGGCCGCATATAGTTTTTCTACAATTGCGTTTAATTGTGAGAGCAATAGTGCTGAGAATTTGCCTTTGGCAATTTCTTCGATAGGTACACCTACGGTTATATCTAAGATTGCTTTCTATGAAGATTTAGCTTTGGCAGATGTAAATGTAAATATTGAATTAGACCACTCTTATTTATCCGATTTGGTGGTTAAGTTAATATCCCCTCAGGGAACTACGGTTGTTTTGTTATCTAGTTCCTGTGATGATCTACAGAATATAAATGCAACTTTTGACGATGACGCGCCTGACTTTACTTGTAATGGTGATCCGGGAATTAGTGGGATTGTAAAACCATTGGGTACTTTAGACTCGTTTAAGGGCGAATCCATTCTTGGGGAATGGACTTTGGAAGTCAATGACAATGCAGCAGCTGACGGAGGGTTTTTAAAAGCTTTCTCTTTGGATATTTGTATTGAAGGGGAATTCAGGCCAGACGAAGATAATGATGGTGTTTTTGACGACGGTGATGACCTTTGTCTAGGTACCCCAGCTGGGGCTGAGGTAGACCTTAGCGGTTGTCCCGTTTATAGGTTTGTCAATAACAACTTCTCGGTTTTACTAAATAGCGAAGCTTGCAGAGATAGCAATGATGGATCAATTAATATTACCGCACAGACATCCCTTGATTATGAAATAACCATAACAGGAAATGGTGTAAATGTATCTGACAACTTCTCAGATTCGTTCACCTTAGGCAATTTAATGTCCGGCACGTATAATGTTTGTATTGGAGGTACCGACGGCACTTTAGTGTATGAAGAGCATTGCTTTGATGTCATCATTTCTCAGCCAGATGTCCTAGGGGTGAGTTCAAAAACCTCATATGATGGAAAGTTGACGGTCTTAAATCTCCAGGGGTCCGATTTGTATAACATTGAAGTCAATGGTCAAGTAGTTCAAACAACAGAATCGGAAATAACAATCAATCTAAAAAACGGTAACAATTCGCTTAAGGTTTTTACCAATTTACCTTGTCAAGGAGTGTATGAGGAGCACATTTTTTTAAGTGATGAACCTGTTGTGTTTCCTAACCCCTTTGTATCAACTACAAATGTATTTTTGGGCGCAGATGTTGGTCAGGTGTTTGTTGAAATCTTCACTGCCGATGGTAGATTAGTATTGGCTAGAAATTTTGAAGTGAATGGTTTGGAATTGCCATTGGATATGTCAATATATCCTTCAGGGATTTATTATATAAAATTCAGCGGTGATAAAGTTAAAGGAACATCTAAAGTGATAAAGAAATGA
- a CDS encoding bifunctional riboflavin kinase/FAD synthetase, whose product MTTVQSIAKYDKKHPTAITIGTFDGVHIGHQKILKKLIKKANSKKLKSTVLTFFPHPRMVLQKDSDIKLLNTLDEKIKILEGLGLDILIIHPFTKEFSRLSATEFVRDILVNALQAKKIIIGYDHRFGRNREANINDLIAFGSSLDFKVDEISAQEIDEVSVSSTKIRKSLEEGKIETANKYLGYPYMLTGSVKKGKGLGRQIQFPTANLHIEESYKLIPKNGVYVVQTVIDGTTVSGMMNIGYNPTVSGKKKSIEIHFFDIDKDLYGQKLQIDLITRIRDEYKFESIEALKNQLAKDKDTSLAILNQ is encoded by the coding sequence GTGACAACAGTTCAAAGCATAGCCAAATACGACAAAAAGCACCCTACTGCCATAACCATTGGCACCTTTGATGGGGTACATATTGGCCACCAAAAAATTCTGAAAAAACTAATTAAGAAAGCTAACTCCAAAAAACTTAAGTCAACCGTTCTTACCTTCTTCCCACATCCACGAATGGTTTTGCAAAAAGATTCTGATATAAAATTATTGAATACCCTAGATGAGAAAATTAAAATTTTGGAGGGATTGGGCCTTGACATCTTAATAATCCATCCCTTTACCAAAGAATTTTCACGTTTGTCCGCCACAGAATTTGTTCGCGACATTTTGGTGAATGCCTTGCAGGCCAAAAAAATTATCATTGGGTATGATCATAGATTTGGAAGAAATAGAGAAGCAAATATCAATGATTTAATTGCCTTTGGAAGTTCTTTGGATTTTAAAGTTGATGAAATATCTGCACAGGAAATTGACGAAGTTTCTGTTAGTTCAACCAAGATCCGAAAATCTTTGGAAGAGGGAAAGATCGAAACTGCAAATAAATACTTGGGTTACCCTTATATGCTGACTGGGTCGGTAAAAAAAGGAAAAGGACTAGGACGTCAAATACAATTTCCAACCGCCAATTTACATATTGAAGAATCCTATAAACTCATCCCTAAAAATGGAGTCTATGTTGTTCAAACGGTTATAGATGGCACAACAGTCTCAGGTATGATGAATATTGGATACAACCCTACGGTATCTGGCAAGAAAAAAAGCATTGAAATTCACTTTTTTGATATCGACAAAGATTTGTATGGCCAAAAATTACAAATTGATTTAATCACCCGCATTCGCGATGAGTATAAGTTTGAATCTATTGAGGCCCTAAAAAACCAATTGGCAAAAGATAAGGACACTTCGCTTGCAATACTCAACCAATAG